From Pseudodesulfovibrio nedwellii:
AGTGGTATGGTGATTTTCATGTATTACAGGGGATTACCGAATCCGTGAATAAAGGAGAGGTGCTTGTCATCTGTGGTCCTTCCGGTTCCGGTAAATCCACGTTTATTCGCTGTATCAATCGGTTGGAGGAGTATCAGAAAGGTCAAATCCTTTTTGACGGCAAAGATATCTTGGATAAGGATGTCAACGTCAACGATTTGCGAGCCGAGATTGGTATCGTGTTTCAGCAGTTCAATCTGTACCCCCATCTGACAGTCCTGAAAAATGTGACCTTGGCACCCATCAAGGTTAAAAATGTTCCCAAGGAAGAGGCCGAAAAAGTCGCCCTCAGCCTGCTTGAACGCGTTGGTATTCACGATCAGGCGCACAAATATCCTGCCGAACTTTCCGGTGGTCAGCAGCAGCGAGTGGCTATCGCCCGCTCTTTGGCAATGAAACCCAAGGTTATGCTTTTTGACGAGCCGACTTCTGCCTTGGATCCGGAAATGATCAACGAAGTCCTCAACGTCATGAAGGATCTGGCCCGTGAAGGCATGACTATGTTGTGTGTTACTCACGAAATGGGCTTTGCCCGTGAAGTATGCGACCGAGTTCTGTTCATGGACGGTGGTGTTGTGGTGGAGCAGGCTCCGCCGGATGAATTCTTTAAGAATCCCAAACACGAGCGTACGAAGAACTTCCTGAAGGAAATTCTTTAATCGGTATATACATTGAAACTCTAAGAGAGAGGAGAGGGTTAATGAAACGGTTGGTAATTATTTTGGCTTTGGTGCTGTCGTTCATGTTTGCCGCGAGTATTGCTTCCGCTGGTAAGATCGAAGACGTGAAGGCAAAAGGCGTGCTGACGTGCGGCGTCAAGGATTCCGTTAACCTGTTCGGCTTCATTGATGCCGATTCCAAGGAACTGGTCGGTTTTGACATCGACATTTGCAAGTATATTGCTTCCAAGCTCGGCGTGAAGACTGAGTTTAAGGTCGTCACCTCCAAGAACCGTATTCCGATGCTGGTTCAGGGTTCCGTGGACATGGTTGCCGCTACCATGACTCACAAGTTCTCTCGTGATGAGCAGATCGACTTCTCCATTACCTATTTTATGGATGGTCAGAAGATTCTCGTGAAGAAAGGCTCCGGCATTGCTTCGGCTGCTGATCTCGCGAATAAGAAGGTTGGTACTGTTAAGGGTTCCACTTCTGAAAAGAACATCAAGAATGCACAGCCCAAGGCACACGTCATTTCCTATGACGAATACCCCCAGGCTTTCATGGCCCTGAAGCAGGGCAAGGTCAAAGCTGTGACCACCGATTCCGGTATTCTTGCTGGCCTCAAGGCCGGCGATGATAATCCTGAGAAGTGGGAAATCGCTGGCGAATTTATCGCCTCTGAGCCTTACGGTCTTGGTTTGCCTCAGAACGATTCCGCTTTCCGTGATTTCGTCAACAAGTGTCTCAACGAGATGTGGTTAGACGGCACCTACCAGAAGCTGTTCAAGAAGTGGATGGGTTACGATCTTCCTGAAGGTTGGACCATCGAACTTTGGCCTATGTAAGGCTTAGATCGATTGATATGCCGGGGACGCCAAGTGCGTCCCCGGCTTTCCCTTCTTCCAACAGCAACCATGGATGGAATTTTGGATTACAATTTTCAATGGGCCAAAATGTTTTCCGGCGAGCCAGCCTTGTGGATGTGGGAGGGCTTTACCACGACTTTGCAAATCTCTGCGATAGCTTTAGTCGGGGCGATGTTGCTTGGTATTTTTATATGCATTCTGCGGATGACTCCTTTTAAGCCTTTGCGGTGGTTTGCTCTGGCTTACACAGAATTTTTTAGGAACACTCCGCTGCTAGTGCAGATATTCTTCTGGTACAATGCGTCGCACTTTGTCATTCCCGCTGGTATCAACGAGTGGATGAATGATCTTTATTATTGGTTTCCCGGACCGTTTGCCGTACTCGGTCATGAATTTGTTGGCGAGTGGGTTCTGTTCAACGTGGAGTTGATCACAGGCGTTATCGCTTTAACCGTCTACACTTCGGCTTTTATTGCGGAAGAGATTCGGGCAGGTATTTTTTCCATTCCCAAGAATCAGCTTGAGGCGTCCCGTGCTGTTGGCCTTTCTTTTTTGCAGGGCTATCGTTATGTGATTATGCCCCAGGCTCTGCGTATCGTTATTCCGCCGCTCATTTCACAAGCACTTAACCTGATCAAAAATTCATCCTTGTGTATGGTTATCGGTGTGACCGAGATGATGTTTCAGGCGACTCAAATCGAGTCGTATCATGCCATTCCGTTCGAGGCGTTTTCCGTAGCCCTGATGATCTATCTGGCTATCTCCCTGGTGGTTTCGTTCTGTATCACCATGTATAACAAGCATTTCATGATTCAGGTCATGTACTAGGGGGCGGGCATGCATTGGGATATCGTCATTGACAACTTTGATTACTTTTTGTGGGGGCAGACCAAGTTTGATTTAGTTTTTCCTTTTATTCATAATGTGGGCGGTATGTTGTCCGCTATCATCATGGCCGGTTTGGGAATCTTTGGCGCGTTCTGGATTGGCATGGCCGCAGGGCTTATGCGTCTTTCCAAACGTTGGTGGCTCAAAATTCCCGCAGTTCTGTATGTTGAAATGGTTCGTGGCATGCCGTTGTTGCTGCTTATTTTTTGGTTCTTTTTTCTGGCTCCAGTTCTTATTGGTCAGTCTTTGCCCGCATTTTCGACGACCGTATTTTGTTTCATGATTTTTACCGGTGCCTATGTTGGTGAAATTGTGCGCGCTGGTGTGTTGGCTTTACCGAAAGGGCAGCTTGAGGCTGCACGTGGTTCCGGGTTGTCACAGGTACAGGCAATGTGTTTTGTTATTTTGCCCCAGGCGCTTAGAAATATGATTCCTTCTTTTGTGAATCAGTTTGTTTCTTTGACCAAGGATACGTCTTTGGCGGCCATTCTGGGCGTTAACGAGTTGACTCGTACCGGTGTTCAGGTGGATAATCGGGAAATGGTCGCTTCATTTGAAGTCTGGATTACCATTGCCGGTTTGTACTTTTTGTTGTGTTTCCTTTTGACTTCCTACAGTCGACGCCTGGAAGCTCAACTGTCTCGATATCAGGCAAGGGATCGCTAGACTGTAAGGGTGATCGTCCGAAAATTTGTAATAGTCGTACCGAGGCGGTCCGGGAATTGTGTGAAGTATGTTCCTGACCGTCTCTTTTTTCGATAAAAATGTTTTAAGAATGAATAAAAAATGTACCTCGAAGGAGGTCCTTTTGGCAGAAATAACAATTCAGAATTTTAAAAAACCTGAGGATATTGAAGCGGAATCTTTTCGAATTATCGATTCTGAGGTTCCTGAACCACGTCTATTCTCTGGTGCGAAGTGGGAAATTGTACGTAGAATGATCCATACTACAGCTGATTTTGAGCTTCTTGGATTAGTCAGATTTCAGGAAGGTGCAGTAGAATCAGGTATTGCGGCAGTGAAAAAAGGTGCCACGATTGTTACTGACACCGAGATGGCCAAACGGGGCATGCCTGTTCGTCGACTGGATCCATTGGGCTGCACCGTCCATTGTCTTATTAATGACACACGGGTGGTAGAGCGCGCTCAACGTGAAGGGATTACCCGAGCAAAAGCTGCGGTTGATGTTGCCGTGGTTGAAGTCAAACCGGAAATATATGTTGTTGGGAATGCGCCGACTGCGCTCATCCGACTTGTGGAACACGTTGATAATGGGACTGTGTCACCAGCATTAGTGGTTGGGATGCCCGTTGGATTTGTGAATGCTGCAGAATCAAAGGCCTTGCTAATGAGCCGGAATATTCCTTATATTTCTATCGAAGGACGGAAAGGCGGGAGTGCCTTAGCGGCCTGTGTTATTAATGCAATGGCGGTTATGGCGTTGTAGCTTTTTCGATTTTTAGCTGACAAAAAAAGTGTTTTGGATGAATTTCCAAGACGCTTTTTTTTGTTTTTTCATTTTAAGTTTGTAAAGGGTACCCAAAATTTTTTGAAAAACGCTGGACACGCGGGGAAATCCTGTTAGGAGTTCAATTGAGTATCTTGAAAAAGTGACATGTACGAGAGTGACATTTTTGTAAATTCAGGAATGCGACCTGAAAGAATCTTTCACGAGTTGGAAGGAGCTATGGCTAGAAAAAACAAAGGGAAGAACAAGGTTACCGTGTACCCGGACTGGTGCAAAGGCTGCGGCATCTGTGTCGAGTTTTGTCCGGGCAAGGTGCTTGAGTTGAATGATCAAGGGAAATCCTCGGTTGTTCACGAAGAGAACTGTATCCGTTGCGGCTTTTGCGAGTTGCACTGTCCCGATTTTGCTATCGTGGTCAAAGACAAGGATCCCGAGAGCGGCAAAAAGGCTGCCAAGGAAGCGGAATTCAAGGCTGCCAAAAAGAACATAACCGGGAAGGGGGCGTAAACGATGCCCAGACGCAAGAAACGTAAGGAAATTTTCGCCCTTGGCAATGAGGCTGTTGTCGAAGGAGCTTTGTTGGCCGGGTGTTCGTTTTTCGGTGGGTATCCCATCACTCCGTCTTCCGAGATTATGGAAATAATGGCTGCTCGCCTACCCAAGATCGAAGATGGTGTCTTTATTCAACTTGAAGACGAGATCGCCAGCATGGGGGCCATTATCGGTGGCTCTCTGGCCGGTCGAAAAACCATGACTGCCACAAGTGGGCCGGGCTTTTCGCTTATGCAGGAGAATCTCGGGTATGCGATTATGGCTGAAGCCCCTTTGGTTTTGGTGAATGTCATGCGCGGTGGCCCTTCAACCGGTTTACCGACCTGTCCGGCGCAGGGTGATGTTCAGCAGGCCCGTTGGGGAACACACGGTGATCATCCGATTATCGTGTTGTCGGCCTCCAATGTGCAAGAGTGTCTTGATATGACAATTACTGCATTCAATATGGCTGAAAAATACCGGACTCCCGTTATTTTGTTGTTGGATGAAGTGACTGCGCATACTCGTGAAAAAATCGAATTGCCTAATGAGGGCGAGTACGAAGTGTTTTCTCGGACTGTGCCGTCTATGCCGCCGGAATGGTATAAGCCGTATGAAGAGACCGTACGCGGTGTCCCGCCTATGCCTGCCATTGGGGCCGGCTATCGTTTTCATGTGACTGGTTTGACGCATGATCGTAATGGATTTCCTACGCAGCGTCCTGAAGAGGTCATTGAGCTTATGGATCGTATCCATCGCAAGATTGACCAGTTCTTCTACGACATTCAGTTGGTGGAAGAAGTTCAGACAGAGGACGCAGAGGTCGTGGTTATCGCTTACGGCTGTGTGGCTCGTTCCGCTGAACTGGCCGTGCAGCAGGCACGTGAAAACGGGGTGAAAGCCGGACTGCTCAAATTGAAAACCCTGTTCCCGTATCCCAGACGGCATACCGAAAAGGTGCTTGCCAAAGCCAAGACACTGGTGGTGCCTGAAATGAATATGGGTCAGATGTCTCGCGAGGTGAAGCGTGTAAATATGGGCCAGGCTGCAGTCAGGACCATCAATCGCGTGGACGGACAGATCGTCACTCCCGCGGAAATCCTCAAGGTCATCATGCAGGGGTAGTGACATGAGTAATTTTACCGGAAATGAAATAATCCATCAGTATCTGAGGCATAACAAGAAATTCCCGCATGTTCTGTGCGCTGGTTGCGGTCACGGTATCGTGCTGGGAACCTTGATTCGTTCAATTCACGCTTTGGAAATACCCAAGGACGACGTGGTTGTTGTGGCTGGTATCGGCTGCTCAGGTCGCCTAGCCGTATATGTGGACTTTAATACTGTCCATACTACTCACGGTCGCGCTTTGAGTTTTGCCACGGGCATCAAGATGGCTAATCCGAAGCTTAACGTCATCACCATTATGGGGGACGGCGATGCGCTGTCTATCGGCGGCAACCATCTTATCCATGCGGCTCGTCGAAATATCGGTGTCACCGCATTGGTTTTGAACAATAATATCTACGGCATGACCGGCGGGCAAAGTTCTCCGGCTACGCCTGTCGGGTCCACGACCATGACCAACCCATATGGGCAGCTCGATAATAGCTTTGATACCGTGGAATTGGCTAAGGGCGCGGGTGCCAACTATGTGGCACGCGGGACGGTTTTTCATGTGAACAAGCTGGAAAAGATTATGACCGAGGCCATTAAACGTCCCGGTTTCAGTGTGGTGGAAGCCATCACGCCGTGCCACACCCAGTATGGTCGCAAGAACAAGTACAAGAGCCCTGTGGATATGTATAAGTGGATGAAGAAGAATGCCATTCCGATTGAACGCTACAACGAACTCTCTGAAGACAAGCGTAAAGATCGGATGCCCATTGGCGTATTTGTCGAACGGGATCGCCCCGGCTTTGAGGAGAGTTACCAGAAGTTGCAGTCGAACTTTCTGGCGCAGGCCGCCAAGGGAGGCAAATAATGAAACCGCAGCAAGAACTTGAGCGTTTCGAGATTCGGTTTTCCGGTCTGGGCGGTCAGGGTATCATTACTTTGGGCAAGATCATGGGACAGGGACTGGCTCTCGGCCATGGCTACAACGTCACCCAGACCCAGAGCTATGGTCCTGAGGCGCGTGGCGGGTCCAGTAAGTGCGATCTGGTCATAAGCTCAGGGCCCATCAGCTATCCCAAAGCCGAAAATTTGGACTTGCTGGTGGCATTGTCTCAGGAAGCCTGCAACACATATTATCCCTATCTGAAACCGGGCGGGGTGTTGGTGCTGGAATCTGATCTGGTTAAGCAGCCGCCTACCAATCAGTTCCTTGGCTTGCCGTACACCGCGCTTGCCAAGGATAAAGTTGGTATCCTTCAGGCCATGAATACTGTGGTTCTGGGGTCTCTGTCCTTCCTGCTTCCCTTTGTCAATCAGGGGGCCATGCGCAAGAGTTTGGAGTCCGTACTGCCACCCAAGATCAAGGCCATCAACACCAAGGCTTTCAACCTGGGCCATCGCCTCGCCAAGAAAGAATGGGGTGATGACGTCGGCGAAGCATGGCGTGATGAATAGCCTGTAAATGTACGTCTTTTATAATAGATAAGAAAGGGGTGCCGGTTGTCCGGCACCCCTTTTCTTTATTGATATTTGTTTAGTCGAATTTGTTTTTGACTGTGGGAACCATGCCATCGTCACTCTTGAGTTGAGGCAGCATTTCTCGGATGTTGTCGGAGATGGGCAATGTCCAGTTGTGAGCTGAGACGACGGCGGAGTCTACCAGTCGTATGACTTTGGAGGACATATAGACATAATTGTCGCCGATTACGTAGTTGCCGGTGAGCATCCCGGATCTGGGTGGAAACTTGCCAGACATGGTGTCGGTGAGACTTTTGTAATCCTCGGCACTGACTCCCTTTCCGTAAAGATAGTCGGTAGCATTGGGGGTGCCGTCGGTGATAAGTACGCCACGTTGGACTAGTCGGTCCGCTATTTGTTGAGTTATGACTGAACCGAAAATGGCATTGTCGCCGGGGTCTTTTTGATTGGTGAACCGTTTGACGAACACGGCGGATTTTAGAGTTAATTCCCCTTTGCCCACGTTGGAGTACAGCACATCAGCTGCTCTGTAGTTCAGTTCGATAAGAGGAATTGACGAAGTCTCATGGTAAGATTTCGCTGTGGGGGCGGTATCAAAGACATAGTTGTATGTTTCGGAGGCAGTATCCTTGCCGTCTTTCCACATGCGGTTACCACACCCAGTCATAAGGAGGGTGGTGGAGATCATCAGTAATATCAGTACAGGCTTGGTCATCTGTTGCCGTCCCGGAGTCGCAGTTAAGCCGTCTGACGAACCGTGCATATGGCTCGCCTAGGGTCTATTCGGCTGTTTGTGGGATTTCCTTTAGTATTGCGCGGATAAGATTTGTCATTGTTGCCGAAGATTTTTCTGCCTGAGCAATGACGGTATCCAGCGATGCTTCCTTCATGCAGTCAGGGAGATTCTTATTGGTCAAGCAGGATATGCCGAGGAT
This genomic window contains:
- a CDS encoding amino acid ABC transporter ATP-binding protein; the encoded protein is MAMIEVQKLHKWYGDFHVLQGITESVNKGEVLVICGPSGSGKSTFIRCINRLEEYQKGQILFDGKDILDKDVNVNDLRAEIGIVFQQFNLYPHLTVLKNVTLAPIKVKNVPKEEAEKVALSLLERVGIHDQAHKYPAELSGGQQQRVAIARSLAMKPKVMLFDEPTSALDPEMINEVLNVMKDLAREGMTMLCVTHEMGFAREVCDRVLFMDGGVVVEQAPPDEFFKNPKHERTKNFLKEIL
- a CDS encoding ABC transporter substrate-binding protein, with product MKRLVIILALVLSFMFAASIASAGKIEDVKAKGVLTCGVKDSVNLFGFIDADSKELVGFDIDICKYIASKLGVKTEFKVVTSKNRIPMLVQGSVDMVAATMTHKFSRDEQIDFSITYFMDGQKILVKKGSGIASAADLANKKVGTVKGSTSEKNIKNAQPKAHVISYDEYPQAFMALKQGKVKAVTTDSGILAGLKAGDDNPEKWEIAGEFIASEPYGLGLPQNDSAFRDFVNKCLNEMWLDGTYQKLFKKWMGYDLPEGWTIELWPM
- a CDS encoding amino acid ABC transporter permease — protein: MDYNFQWAKMFSGEPALWMWEGFTTTLQISAIALVGAMLLGIFICILRMTPFKPLRWFALAYTEFFRNTPLLVQIFFWYNASHFVIPAGINEWMNDLYYWFPGPFAVLGHEFVGEWVLFNVELITGVIALTVYTSAFIAEEIRAGIFSIPKNQLEASRAVGLSFLQGYRYVIMPQALRIVIPPLISQALNLIKNSSLCMVIGVTEMMFQATQIESYHAIPFEAFSVALMIYLAISLVVSFCITMYNKHFMIQVMY
- a CDS encoding amino acid ABC transporter permease — translated: MHWDIVIDNFDYFLWGQTKFDLVFPFIHNVGGMLSAIIMAGLGIFGAFWIGMAAGLMRLSKRWWLKIPAVLYVEMVRGMPLLLLIFWFFFLAPVLIGQSLPAFSTTVFCFMIFTGAYVGEIVRAGVLALPKGQLEAARGSGLSQVQAMCFVILPQALRNMIPSFVNQFVSLTKDTSLAAILGVNELTRTGVQVDNREMVASFEVWITIAGLYFLLCFLLTSYSRRLEAQLSRYQARDR
- a CDS encoding precorrin-8X methylmutase; this encodes MNKKCTSKEVLLAEITIQNFKKPEDIEAESFRIIDSEVPEPRLFSGAKWEIVRRMIHTTADFELLGLVRFQEGAVESGIAAVKKGATIVTDTEMAKRGMPVRRLDPLGCTVHCLINDTRVVERAQREGITRAKAAVDVAVVEVKPEIYVVGNAPTALIRLVEHVDNGTVSPALVVGMPVGFVNAAESKALLMSRNIPYISIEGRKGGSALAACVINAMAVMAL
- a CDS encoding 4Fe-4S dicluster domain-containing protein — translated: MARKNKGKNKVTVYPDWCKGCGICVEFCPGKVLELNDQGKSSVVHEENCIRCGFCELHCPDFAIVVKDKDPESGKKAAKEAEFKAAKKNITGKGA
- a CDS encoding 2-oxoacid:acceptor oxidoreductase subunit alpha, which gives rise to MPRRKKRKEIFALGNEAVVEGALLAGCSFFGGYPITPSSEIMEIMAARLPKIEDGVFIQLEDEIASMGAIIGGSLAGRKTMTATSGPGFSLMQENLGYAIMAEAPLVLVNVMRGGPSTGLPTCPAQGDVQQARWGTHGDHPIIVLSASNVQECLDMTITAFNMAEKYRTPVILLLDEVTAHTREKIELPNEGEYEVFSRTVPSMPPEWYKPYEETVRGVPPMPAIGAGYRFHVTGLTHDRNGFPTQRPEEVIELMDRIHRKIDQFFYDIQLVEEVQTEDAEVVVIAYGCVARSAELAVQQARENGVKAGLLKLKTLFPYPRRHTEKVLAKAKTLVVPEMNMGQMSREVKRVNMGQAAVRTINRVDGQIVTPAEILKVIMQG
- a CDS encoding 2-oxoacid:ferredoxin oxidoreductase subunit beta, with translation MSNFTGNEIIHQYLRHNKKFPHVLCAGCGHGIVLGTLIRSIHALEIPKDDVVVVAGIGCSGRLAVYVDFNTVHTTHGRALSFATGIKMANPKLNVITIMGDGDALSIGGNHLIHAARRNIGVTALVLNNNIYGMTGGQSSPATPVGSTTMTNPYGQLDNSFDTVELAKGAGANYVARGTVFHVNKLEKIMTEAIKRPGFSVVEAITPCHTQYGRKNKYKSPVDMYKWMKKNAIPIERYNELSEDKRKDRMPIGVFVERDRPGFEESYQKLQSNFLAQAAKGGK
- a CDS encoding 2-oxoacid:acceptor oxidoreductase family protein, producing MKPQQELERFEIRFSGLGGQGIITLGKIMGQGLALGHGYNVTQTQSYGPEARGGSSKCDLVISSGPISYPKAENLDLLVALSQEACNTYYPYLKPGGVLVLESDLVKQPPTNQFLGLPYTALAKDKVGILQAMNTVVLGSLSFLLPFVNQGAMRKSLESVLPPKIKAINTKAFNLGHRLAKKEWGDDVGEAWRDE
- a CDS encoding FlgO family outer membrane protein, translating into MHGSSDGLTATPGRQQMTKPVLILLMISTTLLMTGCGNRMWKDGKDTASETYNYVFDTAPTAKSYHETSSIPLIELNYRAADVLYSNVGKGELTLKSAVFVKRFTNQKDPGDNAIFGSVITQQIADRLVQRGVLITDGTPNATDYLYGKGVSAEDYKSLTDTMSGKFPPRSGMLTGNYVIGDNYVYMSSKVIRLVDSAVVSAHNWTLPISDNIREMLPQLKSDDGMVPTVKNKFD